The proteins below come from a single Cryptococcus gattii WM276 chromosome D, complete sequence genomic window:
- a CDS encoding uncharacterized protein (Similar to TIGR gene model, INSD accession AAW43360.1) produces MSATKRGATAVHGSNPQYLIEKVIRARIYDSLYWKEHCFALTAESIIDKAIELRAVGGVTDRQTPTPFICLVLKLLQLQPEKEILIEYLLAEEFKYLRALAAFYVRLTFRSLEVYEILEPLMKDYRKLRVVHAGGYSLTYFDEFIDELLTQERVCDIILPRLTQRSVLEETEGLPPRKSLLVRILFSHVSRLGGI; encoded by the exons ATGAGCGCAACTAAGCGAGGAGCCACGGCCGTTCATGGCAGCAACCCTCAG TACCTCATCGAAAAGGTCATCAGAGCCCGAATATACGACTCTTTGTACTGGAAAGAGCACTGTTTCGCTCTTACTG CCGAATCAATAATAGATAAAGCCATAGAGCTTCGGGCTGTTGGAGGAGTAACAGATCGCCAGACACCTACCCCTTTCATATGTCTGGTTCTGAAGCTTTTGCAGCTTCAGCCGGAAAAGGAGATTCTGATAGAGTATTTGTTGGCGGAGGAATTCAA ATACCTTAGAGCGCTTGCAGCCTTTTACGTGCGGTTAACATTTAGATCGTTGGAGGTCTACGAGATTCTCGAGCCACTGATGAAGGATTACCGGAAGTTGCGAGTCGTTCATGCCG GTGGTTACTCTTTGACCTACTTTGATGAATTTATAGATGAACTGTTGACCCAGGAGCGTGTGTGTGATATCATTCTTCCCCGATTAACCCAAAGGAGCGTGCTGGAGGAAACGGAAGGATTACCGCCCAGGAAGAGTCTCCTCGTACGTATCTTGTTCTCGCATGTGTCTCGACTAGGTGGGATTTGA
- a CDS encoding uncharacterized protein (Similar to TIGR gene model, INSD accession AAW43202.1) produces MTGNGKGEDDVSLPKATVLKIIQEMLPDDISASKEAKDIIFDCCTEWIKLISTQSNMVCEASSKKTISPEHVVEALKQLGFEDFVAEVEESNKDFKQAQKERVRSQPDTKGMTEEELLELQERLFASSHARFAAGQ; encoded by the exons ATGACAGGTAATGGTAAGGGTGAAGACGATGTCAGCTTGCCGAAAGCCACCGTCCTCAAGATCATCCAAG AAATGCTTCCAGATGATATATCCGCATCAAAAGAAGCCAAAGATATCATCTTTGACTGCTGTACCG AGTGGATAAAGCTCATTTCCACCCAATCCAACATGGTTTGTGAAGCCTCTTCTAAAAAGACCATATCTCCCGAGCACGTTGTGGAGGCACTCAAA CAACTGGGGTTTGAAGACTTTGTGGCTGAAGTGGAAGAATCGAACAAGGACTTTAAACAGGCTCAGAAG GAGCGTGTACGATCACAACCGGATACAAAGGGCATGACAGAGGAAGAACTGCTGGAACTGCAAGAACGCCTGTTTGCGTCTAGCCACGCCAGATTTGCAGCAGGACAGTAG